In a genomic window of Corvus hawaiiensis isolate bCorHaw1 chromosome Z, bCorHaw1.pri.cur, whole genome shotgun sequence:
- the ZBTB7C gene encoding zinc finger and BTB domain-containing protein 7C isoform X2 encodes MANGIEDLIGIPFPNHSTEVLCGLNEQRHDGLLCDVILIVQDQEYRTHRSVLAACSKYFKKLFTTGTLTDQPYVYEIDFVKPEALSAILEFAYTSTLTITTSNVKHILSAAKMLEIQSIINVCLEIMEPDREAEEEDDKEDDDDDEDEDEDEEEEEEEEVEDFVNQENLTDVQEVSCHQSPSESDLTEEAYTEAPKDFPNHFPASNSSGHLGMIRDFSIESLLSENLYPKANIPERRPVLSPFAPSFFPHLWNGDFNSFSQLEEPQVDNGPLDLVIKKRKIKEEEEKEDLPLPPPPFPNDFFKDMFANTPAAPLGHIKAETDYSAYLNFLSATQFGGVFPPWPLEEERKMKPKASQQCPICNKVIMGAGKLPRHMRTHTGEKPYMCNICEVRFTRQDKLKIHMRKHTGERPYLCIHCNAKFVHNYDLKNHMRIHTGIRPYQCEFCYKSFTRSDHLHRHIKRQSCRIARPRRGRKPAAWRAAGLLFTPGGPPVENSFVMPPTLEEMSSHLSSTAMCLPGPSPKHFLSGAKTPFSLQELESQIEETQMKLFRRAQMDMERNAGIFAFALGHNENLAAQPFFPLPDPWSTGFSGLAGLGHVAPISEASN; translated from the exons ATGGCCAATGGCATTGAAGATCTTATCGGGATCCCATTCCCGAACCACAGCACTGAGGTCCTGTGTGGTTTAAACGAGCAGAGGCATGACGGGCTCCTCTGCGATGTCATCCTCATCGTCCAGGACCAGGAGTACCGCACCCACCGCTCCgtcctggctgcctgcagcaAGTACTTCAAAAAACTCTTCACTACCGGCACTTTAACAGACCAGCCCTATGTTTACGAGATTGACTTTGTCAAGCCTGAAGCACTTTCTGCTATCCTCGAGTTTGCCTACACCTCAACCCTCACCATCACCACCTCAAACGTCAAGCACATCCTCAGCGCTGCCAAGATGCTGGAGATCCAGAGCATCATCAACGTATGCCTTGAAATCATGGAGCCCGACAGAGAGGCCGAGGAGGAAGATGACAAAGAGGACGACGATGATGATGAAGacgaagatgaagatgaggaggaagaggaggaggaggaagtggaAGATTTTGTCAATCAGGAGAACCTAACTGATGTACAAGAAGTAAGCTGCCACCAAAGCCCTTCTGAGTCCGATCTTACTGAAGAAGCTTACACAGAAGCACCTAAAGATTTTCCAAATCACTTCCCAGCCAGTAACTCCTCTGGACACTTGGGCATGATAAGAGACTTCTCCATCGAGTCCTTGCTGAGTGAAAACTTGTACCCTAAGGCAAACATCCCAGAAAGGAGGCCAGTTCTATCTCCTTTCGCCCCCAGCTTCTTCCCCCATCTGTGGAATGGTGACTTTAACTCCTTCTCCCAGCTTGAAGAGCCGCAAGTAGACAATGGCCCTTTGGATTTGGTGATCAAAAAGAGGAAGAtcaaggaagaggaggagaaggaagaccTGCCTCTGCCTCCGCCTCCTTTCCCTAATGACTTCTTCAAGGACATGTTTGCCAacaccccagcagctcccttaGGGCATATTAAGGCAGAGACTGACTATAGCGCTTATCTCAATTTCTTAAGTGCTACCCAGTTTGGAGGAGTTTTCCCCCCATGGCCCctggaggaagagaggaaaatgaagcCCAAGGCATCCCAGCAGTGTCCCATCTGTAACAAAGTCATCATGGGAGCCGGCAAGCTGCCCAGGCACATGAGGACCCACACGGGGGAGAAGCCCTATATGTGCAATATCTGTGAAGTTCGCTTTACCAG GCAGGACAAGCTCAAAATCCACATGCGGAAGCACACGGGGGAGCGGCCCTACCTTTGCATCCACTGCAACGCCAAGTTCGTGCACAACTACGACCTGAAGAACCACATGCGCATCCACACGGGCATCCGGCCCTACCAGTGCGAGTTCTGCTACAAGAGCTTCACCCGCTCCGACCACCTGCACCGCCACATCAAGCGCCAGAGCTGCCGCATtgcgcggccccggcgcggccgcAAGCCGGCGGCGTGGCGGGCGGCCGGCCTGCTCTTCACCCCCGGGGGCCCGCCCGTAGAGAACAGCTTCGTGATGCCGCCCACGCTGGAGGAGATGAGCAGCCACCTCAGCAGCACGGCCATGTGCCTTCCCGGCCCCAGCCCCAAACACTTCCTGAGCGGGGCCAAGACCCCCTTcagcctgcaggagctggagagccaaaTTGAAGAAACCCAGATGAAGCTCTTCAGGCGGGCCCAGATGGACATGGAGAGGAACGCGGGCATCTT